A single Anopheles funestus chromosome 2RL, idAnoFuneDA-416_04, whole genome shotgun sequence DNA region contains:
- the LOC125761073 gene encoding uncharacterized protein LOC125761073, producing the protein MQRILHLGCINRESASKQLASKYRVRSDSTMKLLWFVVFLLALVCGAYGQECPKGFEPQQGQCVSQRPIHGECPANSKYDLNKNLCVYT; encoded by the exons ATGCAGCGCATCCTGCATCTCGGTTGCATCAATCGTGAAAGTGCATCAAAACAGCTAGCTTCCAAGTACCGTGTCCGATCCGATTCCA CAATGAAATTGCTGTGGTTTGTCGTGTTTCTGCTGGCGCTGGTATGTGGAGCTTACGGCCAGGAATGTCCGAAAGGTTTCGAACCACAGCAAGGCCAATGTGTAAGCCAGCGTCCCATTCATGGCGAGTGTCCTGCCAACTCCAAGTACGACCTCAACAAGAACCTGTGCGTTTACACGTAG
- the LOC125761074 gene encoding uncharacterized protein LOC125761074 has product MKFLWFITFLLALVGMIAGDACPKGFRSQNNQCVSQRPVHGDCPKGSTYSAKVNLCVHN; this is encoded by the coding sequence ATGAAATTCCTGTGGTTCATCACCTTCCTGCTCGCACTCGTCGGCATGATTGCGGGCGATGCGTGCCCCAAGGGCTTCAGGTCACAGAACAACCAGTGCGTCAGCCAGCGCCCGGTACATGGCGACTGCCCCAAGGGTTCCACTTACAGCGCGAAAGTGAACCTGTGTGTTCATAACTAG